Proteins encoded within one genomic window of Natator depressus isolate rNatDep1 chromosome 1, rNatDep2.hap1, whole genome shotgun sequence:
- the TAF13 gene encoding transcription initiation factor TFIID subunit 13: MADEEEDPPFEEDTEEAGGGPDGGQGKRKRLFSKELRCMMYGFGDDQNPYTESVDILEDLVIEFITEMTHKAMSIGRQGRVQVEDIVFLIRKDPRKFARVKDLLTMNEELKRARKAFDEANYGS, from the exons ATGGCGGACGAGGAGGAGGATCCGCCG TTTGAAGAAGACACTGAGGAAGCCGGAGGAGGCCCAGATggtgggcagggcaagaggaagaGGCTGTTCTCCAAAGAGC TAAGATGTATGATGTATGGGTTTGGAGATGACCAGAATCCCTACACAGAATCGGTAGATATTCTTGAAGACCTGGTGATAGAGTTCATCACAGAGATG acacacAAGGCAATGTCAATTGGACGGCAGGGTCGTGTACAGGTTGAGGATATTGTCTTTTTGATCCGCAAAGACCCACGGAAGTTTGCTAGAGTAAAAGACCTGTTGACTATGAATGAAGAACTGAAACGAGCCAGGAAGGCTTTTGATGAAGCAAACTATGGATCTTGA